In the Arachis ipaensis cultivar K30076 chromosome B10, Araip1.1, whole genome shotgun sequence genome, one interval contains:
- the LOC107624424 gene encoding uncharacterized protein LOC107624424 isoform X1 gives MADFLTSTHRAKWIFTPQQLVASIYCSNFQNPSMRMFAQGLDWGTNITSEVPESNGVNLIINGLNEVIPEAKDVVRVDLVGGFALQKVTSERSYFRTIANMDIKLDFVPPSLINFISRQLISNGFRLYKKVAEFLQISISFILDSTDIYFVTTLCYP, from the exons ATGGCGGATTTTCTGACCTCTACCCACCGTGCCAAGTGGATCTTCACTCCTCAACAGTTG GTGGCCTCAATCTACTGTTCCAACTTTCAAAATCCTAGCATGCGAATGTTTGCACAAGGTCTGGATTGGGGAACAAATATCACTAGTGAG GTTCCTGAGTCAAATGGTGTCAATTTGATCATCAACGGTTTGAATGAGGTGATTCCTGAAGCAAAGGATGTTGTGAGAGTTGATTTGGTAGGGGGATTTGCATTGCAGAAGGTGACATCAGAAAGAAGTTACTTTCG GACAATAGCAAATATGGATATAAAGCTGGATTTTGTGCCTCCATCTCTCATAAACTTCATTTCGAGGCAGTTGATTAGCAATGGTTTCAGGCTGTACAAGAAGGTCGCAGAGTTTCTTCAGATatcaatttcttttattttggattcgACTGATATTTACTTTGTTACTACTTTATGTTATCCATAG
- the LOC107624424 gene encoding uncharacterized protein LOC107624424 isoform X2 — translation MADFLTSTHRAKWIFTPQQLVASIYCSNFQNPSMRMFAQGLDWGTNITSEVPESNGVNLIINGLNEVIPEAKDVVRVDLVGGFALQKVTSERSYFRLWLL, via the exons ATGGCGGATTTTCTGACCTCTACCCACCGTGCCAAGTGGATCTTCACTCCTCAACAGTTG GTGGCCTCAATCTACTGTTCCAACTTTCAAAATCCTAGCATGCGAATGTTTGCACAAGGTCTGGATTGGGGAACAAATATCACTAGTGAG GTTCCTGAGTCAAATGGTGTCAATTTGATCATCAACGGTTTGAATGAGGTGATTCCTGAAGCAAAGGATGTTGTGAGAGTTGATTTGGTAGGGGGATTTGCATTGCAGAAGGTGACATCAGAAAGAAGTTACTTTCG ACTGTGGCTTCTATGA